The DNA sequence AGAGCATGCTCGGCCGGGATGAGGCTGGTACGCAGCAGCAGGGCGCCGGCGGCGAGTGAGGCGACAAGAGCGCCACTGTACTGGGCGCCTAACGTGAGCGCGAGCAACCAAGGTGATGAATTGAAACCGCCGGCCCACAATGCCACCATGGGGACCGCGCTGAGGGCGAGGGCGAGTCCGGCGATCACTGCGATGGTGGCGGGAGTCGCGCGTTCAACGAGACCGTGAGCGCGGATCGACCACGCTTCGCTGATCGATGGCAAGGCGCGTTCGTGGGCATCCGCCGCCTGCTCGAGAGTGTCGAGCATCAGTTGGCCATTGGCGCGCTGCCACGCTGTGGGGTACCACCGCAGTAGTCGTTCGTAGCGGCTGCGGCGACGCGAACTCACGCCGGAACCGCCGTACTCGCGATCGGCGAGAACGCCGCCCCTGGTGTGGAGGCGGGGCGCGCTGCTGTGGGGCGCGCGGGGGTGGCTTGTGCTGAGATCCGCGCTTGGGCAACGGCCGCGCGTTGAGCGAGGCGCTTGGCTTCAGCCTCCAGCTGGGCTCGACCATCGTCCGTGATTTCGTAGTAGCGGCGGGCGCGGCCCTCGACGATCTCGTCGCCGGTAACTCGAACGTGAGACTGGCGTTCGAGTCGTTCAAGCGAGGCATAGAGGGTCGTCACTCGCAGCTTCATCGCGCCGTTGCTGAGCTCGGCCACTTCGTTCAGGATGGCGTAGCCGTGGCGTGCTCCAGCGGAGAGGGCGGTGAGAATCCAAAACGAAGTTTCAGTCATATTGGCAATATACCCACTGTGGGAATGTCGGTCAAGAGTCGCGACGGTTGCGCCGCACCATCTCGATAGACTCGTCTGAGAAAACTTCAGTGTGATGGGGGCGTCATGGCAGCGGAACCGGTAGCGGCACAATCAGCAGCACCCCCACCGGCAGTACAGTCCATCGCGGTAATCGCCGGGGCCAGCGGTTTCGTCGGGCCAGCAATCGCCAAGGCCTTTCGCGAAGACGGCTACGACGTGCGGTTTATCGGCCGCAGCGCCGCCGTCACGTGGGACGACCCCGCCGCTATCGCCCGGCTCATCGACGGCTCGGCGATCGTCGTGAACCTCGCCGGCAAATCCGTGAACTGCCGCTACACGGACGCGAACCGCAACGAGATTCTGCGCTCGCGAGTGGAAACAACTCGGGTATTGCGCGAGGTGATCGCTGCGGCA is a window from the Salinibacterium sp. NK8237 genome containing:
- a CDS encoding PadR family transcriptional regulator, coding for MTETSFWILTALSAGARHGYAILNEVAELSNGAMKLRVTTLYASLERLERQSHVRVTGDEIVEGRARRYYEITDDGRAQLEAEAKRLAQRAAVAQARISAQATPARPTAARPASTPGAAFSPIASTAVPA